A window of the Pirellulales bacterium genome harbors these coding sequences:
- a CDS encoding sigma-70 family RNA polymerase sigma factor, whose product MNATAYESNTTEELVDLVTAAQDGDRAAFGQLCVRFERMVYGIALVRLGNHAEAQELCQEVFIHALEKINQLREPECFGGWLRSMAGRMAINRAVRRQPLVTAEAETLEGSAVERHTPLDRALAGERQRQVRAGLRRLKNMDRETLVAFYVKGHSLVEMSDRFDSPVGTIKRRLHVARKRLAKELSAMAP is encoded by the coding sequence ATGAACGCCACCGCATATGAATCGAATACGACTGAAGAGCTTGTGGACCTGGTAACGGCCGCCCAGGATGGCGATCGCGCCGCCTTTGGCCAGCTTTGCGTCCGGTTCGAGCGCATGGTCTACGGCATCGCACTGGTCCGCTTGGGCAATCATGCCGAAGCGCAGGAGCTGTGCCAGGAGGTGTTCATCCACGCGCTGGAAAAAATCAATCAGCTCCGCGAGCCGGAATGCTTTGGCGGCTGGTTGCGGTCGATGGCCGGACGCATGGCCATCAACCGCGCCGTGCGCCGGCAGCCGCTGGTGACCGCCGAAGCCGAAACGCTGGAAGGTTCCGCCGTGGAGCGGCACACTCCGCTGGATCGGGCTTTGGCCGGCGAGCGGCAGCGGCAGGTGCGGGCCGGCTTGAGGCGGCTGAAGAATATGGACCGCGAAACGCTGGTGGCGTTTTACGTGAAAGGCCATTCGCTGGTCGAAATGAGCGATCGTTTCGACTCGCCGGTCGGCACCATCAAGCGCCGGCTGCACGTGGCCCGTAAGCGGCTAGCGAAGGAATTATCGGCGATGGCGCCATGA